The Rhopalosiphum maidis isolate BTI-1 chromosome 1, ASM367621v3, whole genome shotgun sequence genome has a segment encoding these proteins:
- the LOC113550468 gene encoding E3 ubiquitin-protein ligase UBR5 isoform X2 has translation MSSLQFIVHPAPGTDDQLNDRFKEVSERLNRSILGNTSSYPVLSNIKSPIKQIVVGPYHIGLLFEDGRVARIPFTVLAERLDLSRSTGDANKMPSKSSSGNSGGGGGGGGGNLSSATRHLTRRARIMRSGTFRGTSRSSGSGVIMSSGSSSGRPVMPAQFVPEELVAQAQVVLQGKSRNLIIRELQRTNLDVNLAVNNLLSRDDEEGDGEIEEVNGPGGDSYVPEDLMSLLDGGGFHSDHSVIIDADAIFSEDMFSYSSSRRPMLTFRRNGARRLGERDRVSNSANDSTSSDRNSGPSDRDSFTRWRDRHCYGQQQHRQRQQQWLEGALRDSAWDKDTDSKKKDSNVGPYEFSADSKKKDSNTGNPLWLSNDAEYWPEPNVKFIQIAAIHSELIALSAGGQLYQWKWEDADPYKTLDNNVHHPKTNALGLTNEKVVLLSGTIIRVSVVTESNKVATWMDESLTHAATASKLEHPAQLYSEFVVDHVISIHTCPLYTLARLESGALYWWGVLPFNQRRKIWDKYRTKARKQKTNNLNSDIIVGSQVCMKNSPLYQPGAIGITLYGGEPKIGQLLNSAWTYADVCRFQILTPPQIFQSQNINSSSSKSCSPIEKSKETADRIDMPPPPSPASSTCSETGSTIQSSKRTKRVTLKGLEDDKNIEEDWPLKDVVFVEDQKSLPIGRVVHVDGSYAAVKFPCVSKDIITGIFPKDKDPNTSANDDVVTNIIKMLDQNEVRLMKKDDLQVCKVAVASKVPDCFQRTPRRINIPTDNGNQILTLTIDGQGVHAIVKNGSKISYIKFNVTSGKIEQDSPFPVDASALIGLNPDNMQIICTAESKDNICILRDGNRTIYPLAKDSTDSMREPQWLDLGPVRCMGIGSYTVTSPHVKAVAAIIVLDVEQQILMSRILKPNLESVKLLIQQLSLEIDNGVLLSQILAERCDGNRNLLHACVSVCAPISNKELEEGDNVSNQPNSNVDTLNVIQKAFGVRSTFSLREMMRRASAAVRSSTTNNSSDSEPMEMNDEAPPPGTVPEPWQEPVNATTQSTPVLQNEEETIQPTPPINPNTERRNNALAILRLLCESSVFSPHLLDLLTAKDAQGLTPFMLAVTVRAYPAAIILLDTIHRVVSKVVLPPNIFEMQGTSTTEQEHAIKNVMSAWRSSVAGTGSNPTSSNKVPSEIAPQPVPLFKNSPVGNFELPPYWSLSSSGLPQSQPPPPPPPPPPSQQQQSNDFSKGYFPLPPPPPPLSIYKTHIWYTERSFYRESDSEKILKAKEVLASMVYPAGSNPDYSPLHVICCNDTCSFTWTGAEHINQDIFECRTCGLTGSLCCCTECARVCHRGHDCKLKRTSPTAYCDCWEKCRCKALVQGHQASRSQLLNRLINETDLVTHYNSRGESILLFLVQTVGRQSNEQRQYSRSSRQRAASRKTPSSDIEMDMPDHDLEPPRFSRKALERLLNDWPAVKAMIMSGVKNDSESKLTTDQPYLKNQSGTTFLDKFMHCLLFKCNAEVITNSFLMVDALVTTIVKELHNPLSNSAEVNSIARRFIRSVIRVFVVYSVELAPQNNKRRMLGNLSSPFARARRIFQSMMKLSVEELCETAESLIAPVRLGVARPTAPFTLSTNSNPDIQSYEEIFFVEPMAPNNMNLSDQIEGANVHRQSQNDQPPIDIELEDEMADNNDGEGSDPEDVMGSVLESHVRLGPNSISDSNQQGPVDPESDTEDMLVETDSDSDQSNQDGGGQRSVQTGATAGSDTDDESGESTQQEDGEESEAGETDELDAEEFLVSEDQLERRATSSGQGHRTNLAPQSMQWAIRNRDTATRTATGFRVASGNSLVFIDPTSLRRSAVAAVSNSTNNSGNGGNNAAAAAAAAVASAAAGLNDSITMATTASSLARAFAVVIRQIADLLVTSINDPPSLPIPVRISIQDTCSLQIIIEKSLKPTWDWLMAIMDSTEAQLRFGASLTQSSDPQHPRHPLHSTTTANTTNTMPSTSSGIGATSSNNNQAVEPRREFISYCLSLMRAHSNEHGDSLPVLDVSSLKHVAYVLDALVYYMRADTAAVNCQSINTPILLADPLDPEPWVIDQQDENDNEENDEEINTTVPSISQTSSPRFVDMDSGTRGRRHAFFQRSDSTLCLGCPPPDPFETPMTQAMPLADQPHLLQPNARKEDMFGSPKLSTPLDGSVEGLPSRLSLSSRSDNGSEQLPKEHERKRQDTEPEDLSIRANVAEKFNEMTEFFGLGDESDTSQPIPESEMTKRDRDLIIVPTSTFSDTTSPMLKSVIVRAPSGGTPSTSSSSAQVKPNPDVDDSHNSYSNNDIVKPMNKGSRLGESVSHDLLLGRWRLTLDLFGRVFMEDVGLEPGSVVSELGGFPVKEAKFRRDMEKLRNQQNRDLTLSKLERDRNQLILMTFKELNNQYNSYHRRTSSSHPCLAVNRVKVTFKDEPGEGSGVARSFYTALAEALLSSEKLPNLESVQVGGRYSQYTVLQRLRNRERTEAPRIRHPGPLSPRVPSRRSERNDREQRRTLSVDARSFVPNSGSSDANPNSHLTPHQQQLGERLYPKVVQIRPSLASKITGMLLELSPAQLLTLLASEEALRMRVNEAIALLMQTVEMSSLVDVTHPLPPADSLLDVDLFLSLSEQHGSKPAPPAKENIAEENVTEENLDDNTPLFYCPGKQGFYSPRQGKASYERLNAFRNTGRLIGLCLLQNELCPMYFNRHVLKVILGRSIRFHDLAFFDPVMYESLRQLVLDAESKDKESLFSTLDLNFSIDLSQEEGGGSVELVSCGVDIEVTPNNVYDYVRRYAEFRMFKTQQKAFFALRSGVFDVIPESSLDGLTAEDLRLLLNGVGDINVPLLISYTSFNDESGLATSDRQIKFKRWLWSIVDKMTPSERQDLVYFWTGSPALPASEEGFQPMPSVTMRPADDSHLPTANTCISRLYIPLYSSRTILRHKLLIAIKTKHFGFV, from the exons ATGTCGTCGTTACAATTCATCGTCCATCCAGCCCCTGGAACGGATGATCAGCTCAACGACAG ATTTAAAGAAGTTTCAGAACGTTTAAATAGAAGTATTTTAGGAAATACATCATCTTATCCTGTGCTATCAAATATCAAATCTCCAATCAAACAAATTGTAGTTGGACCATATCATATTGGCTTATTATTTGAAGATGGACGAGTGGCTCGAATTCCATTTACAGTACTTGCAGAAAGATTGGACTTGTCCAGATCTACCGGTGATGCCAATAAGATGCCTTCTAAATCTAGCAGTGGAAATAGTggaggtggtggtggtggaggTGGTGGAAATTTAAGTTCTGCCACTCGTCATCTAACTCGACGAGCTCGTATAATGAGATCAGGAACATTCCGTGGAACTTCAag gtCATCTGGTAGTGGTGTAATAATGAGCAGTGGTTCATCAAGTGGACGTCCAGTTATGCCAGCTCAATTTGTACCAGAAGAGCTTGTAGCTCAAGCACAAGTTGTGTTGCAAGGTAAAAgtcgaaatttaataatacgtgAACTGCAGCGAACAAATTTGGACGTGAATTTGGCTGTCAACAACCTTTTATCACGTGATGACGAAGAAGGTGATGGAGAAATTGAGGAAGTCAATGGACCTGGTGGAGACTCATATGTTCCTGAAGATTTGATGTCTTTATTGGATGGTGGAGGATTTCATTCAGATCATTCTGTTATTATTGATGCTGATGCAATTTTTTCTGAAGATATGTTTTCATATTCTTCATCTAGAAG ACCCATGTTGACATTTCGTAGGAATGGTGCTAGAAGATTAGGCGAACGTGATCGTGTAAGCAATAGTGCAAATGATAGTACATCCAGTGATCGTAATTCAGGACCCAGTGATCGAGACAGTTTCACTAGATGGAGAGATCGTCATTGTTATGGACAGCAACAACATCGTCAAAGACAACAACAGTGGCTTGAAGGAGCACTACGTGATTCAGCATGGGATAAAGATAcag actcTAAAAAAAAGGACTCTAACGTTGGACCTTATGAATTTTCCGCAGACTCTAAGAAAAAGGATAGTAACACTGGCAATCCTTTGTGGTTGTCCAATGATGCAGAATATTGGCCAGAaccaaatgtaaaatttatacaaattgccGCAATCCACTCAGAATTAATTGCCTTGTCTGCTGGAGGACAACTTTATCAATGGAAATGGGAAGATGCTGATCCTTACAAGACCTTAGAT aacaaTGTACATCATCCAAAGACTAATGCTCTTGGTTTAACAAATGAAAAAGTAGTTCTCCTTTCTGGTACTATTATACGAGTTTCTGTAGTAACTGAATCTAATAAAGTAGCTACATGGATGGATGAAAGTCTTACTCATGCTGCCACTGCTTCTAAACTTGAACATCCAGCTCAGCTTTATTCTGAATTTGTTGTTGATCATGTAATTTCTATCCATACTTGTCCACTGTATACTTTAGCACGTTTGGAAAGTGGAGCACTTTATTGGtg GGGAGTATTACCATTTAATCAGAGACGTAAAATATGGGATAAATATCGTACTAAAGctagaaaacaaaaaactaataatttaaattctgataTTATTGTTGGAAGTCAAGTTTGTATGAAAAACAGTCCACTTTATCAGCCAGGAGCTATtg gcatAACTTTATATGGTGGCGAACCTAAAATAggtcaattattaaattctgcCTGGACATATGCTGATGTTTGCagatttcaaattttgacacCACCTCAGATATTTCAgtctcaaaatattaatagtagttCCTCTAAATCATGCTCACCTATTGAAAAAAGTAAAGAGACTGCTGATAGAATTGACATGCCACCACCTCCTTCTCCAGCATCGAGCACTTGCAGTGAAACAGGAAGCACTATTCAAAGCTCAA AGCGAACCAAAAGAGTGACATTGAAGGGTCTTgaagatgataaaaatattgaagagGATTGGCCATTAAAAGATGTTGTATTTGTTGAAGACCAAAAGAGTTTGCCTATTG GTCGTGTTGTTCATGTGGATGGTTCATATGCTGCAGTTAAATTCCCATGTGTTTCAAAAGATATTATAACTGGAATATTTCCTAAAGATAAAGATCCAAATACGTCTGCAAATGATGATGTAGTGACAAACATCATAAAGATGTTAGACCAAAATGAAGTTAGATTAATGAAAAAAGATGACCTAcag gtTTGTAAAGTGGCTGTTGCAAGTAAAGTACCAGACTGTTTTCAGAGAACACCTAGAAGAATAAATATACCAACTGATAACGGAAATCAAATCCTAACTTTAACTATTGATGGTcaag gtgTACATGCTATTGTAAAAAATGGTTCAAAAATCAGTTAcatcaaatttaatgtaactaGTGGAAAAATAGAGCAAGATAGTCCTTTTCCGGTTGATGCTAGTGCTTTAATAGGACTGAATCCTGATAATATGCAGATTATTTGTACTGCAGaa agcaaagataatatatgtattttacgtGATGGTAATCGAACTATATATCCGCTTGCAAAGGACAGTACTGATTCAATGAGAGAGCCACAATGGTTAGATTTGGGACCTGTACGGTGTATGGGTATTGGTTCATATACAGTTACTTCACCTCACGTAAAAGCAGTTGCTGCCATCATAGTATTGGATGTAGAACAACAAATTCTCATGTCCCGAATATTAAAACCCAATCTTGAGTCTGTTAAATTGTTGATACAACAGTTATCACTTGAAattg ataatggtGTCCTCTTATCACAAATTTTAGCAGAGCGATGCGATGGTAATCGTAATCTTTTACATGCTTGTGTTTCAGTCTGTGCTCCTATTTCAAATAAAGAATTAgaag aaGGAGATAATGTATCAAATCAACCAAATTCCAATGTAGACACTTTGAATGTAATTCAAAAGGCATTTGGGGTACGATCAACATTTAGCTTACGAGAAATGATGAGACGAGCTTCAGCTGCTGTAAGATCAA GTACTACTAATAATTCATCTGACTCTGAGCCAATGGAAATGAATGATGAGGCACCACCTCCAGGCACTGTTCCTGAACCATGGCAAGAACCAGTTAATGCAACTACTCAATCAACTCCAGTTTTACAAAATGAAGAAGAAACAATTCAACCTACGCCACCAATTAATCCAAATACTGAAAGAAGAAACAACGCATTGGCTATTTTACGACTACTGTGTGAATCATCTGTATTTTCACCTCATCTATTAGATCTACTAACCGCTAA agATGCTCAAGGATTAACACCATTTATGTTGGCGGTGACTGTTAGAGCTTATCCTGCtgctattattttacttgataCTATCCATCGTGTGGTTTCCAAAGTAGTATTACCacctaatatatttgaaatgcaAGGCACTTCAACTACCGAACAAGAGcatgcaattaaaaatgtgatgaGTGCTTGGAGATCTTCAGTTGCTGGAACAGGATCCAATCCTACCAGTAGTAACAAAGTACCTTCAGAAATAGCTCCTCAACCAGTACCTTTGTTTAAGAATTCGCCTGTTGGTAACTTTGAATTACCACCTTATTGGTCATTATCATCATCTGGATTGCCACAGTCACAACCACCACCTCCACCACCACCGCCTCCGCCATCACAACAACAACAGTCAAATGATTTTTCTAAag gatATTTTCCTCTTCCACCACCTCCACCAcctttatcaatttataagaCACATATTTGGTATACTGAGAGATCATTTTATCGTGAAAGTGATAGTGAGAAAATTCTTAAAGCAAAGGAAGTTTTAGCTTCTATGGTGTACCCTGCTGGCTCAAATCCAGATTACAGTCCATTGCACGTTATTTGTTGCAATGATACTTGCAGTTTTACTTGGACTGGAGCTGAACATATTAAtcag GATATATTTGAATGCCGTACATGCGGTTTAACTGGATCATTATGCTGCTGCACAGAATGTGCTCGGGTTTGTCATCGAGGCCATGACTGTAAATTGAAAAGAACATCTCCTACTGCATATTGTGATTGTTGGGAAAAATGTCGCTGTAAAGCTTTAGTGCAAGGTCATCAAGCATCGAGATCACAGCTACTAAACagattaattaatgaaactgATTTAGTAACCCATTATAATTcaag aggagaaagtatattattgtttttggtaCAAACAGTTGGCCGACAATCAAATGAACAACGTCAATACAGCAGATCATCGAGACAACGAGCTGCTTCTCGTAAAACACCATCTTCTGatattg aaatggATATGCCAGACCATGATTTAGAACCACCCCGATTTAGTCGTAAAGCATTAGAAAGATTACTAAATGATTGGCCTGCGGTAAAAGCAATGATAATGTCAGGagtaaaaaatgattctgaatcTAAATTAACAACTGACCAACCGTATTTAAAAAACCAGTCTGGTACTACATTCTTGGACAAATTTATGCActgtttactttttaaatgtaatgctgaagtaataactaactcattttta atggTTGATGCTTTGGTGACAACAATTGTTAAAGAACTGCATAATCCATTAAGTAATTCAGCTGAAGTTAACTCAATAGCACGTCGTTTTATTAGATCTGTAATACGTGTATTTGTTGTTTATAGTGTTGAATTAGCCCCTCAAAATAATAAGCGACGAAT gCTTGGAAATTTATCTTCTCCATTTGCTAGAGCAAGACGAATTTTCCAATCAATGATGAAATTATCAGTAGAAGAATTATGTGAAACAGCTGAAAGCTTAATTGCGCCTGTTCGTCTTGGTGTCGCAAGACCTACTGCTCCATTTACTTTGTCTACTAATTCCAATCCAGATATACAA agttatgaagaaatattttttgtagagCCAATGGCTCCAAATAACATGAACTTATCTGATCAAATAGAAGGTGCTAATGTTCACAGACAATCTCAAAATGATCAACCTCCAATTGATATAGAATTAGAAGATGAAATGGCAGaca ataacgATGGTGAAGGTAGTGATCCCGAAGATGTTATGGGGAGTGTTCTTGAAAGTCATGTTCGTTTAGGACCAAATAGTATTTCTGATTCTAATCAACAAGGTCCAGTTGACCCAGAATCTGATACAGAAGATATGTTAGTTGAAACAGATTCAGATTCTGATCAAAGTAATCAAGATGGTGGTGGTCAAAGAAGTGTCCAGACAGGAGCTACTGCTGGATCAGATACTGACGATGAATCAGGAGAGTCTACTCAACAAGAAGACGGGGAAGAATCTGAAGCTGGAGAAACTGATGAATTGGATGCTGAAGAATTTCTCGTGTCTGAAGATCAATTAGAAAGAAGAgc TACATCTTCTGGACAAGGACATAGAACAAATTTAGCACCACAATCTATGCAATGGGCAATTAGAAATCGCGATACTGCCACACGAACTGCAacag ggtTTAGAGTTGCTTCTGGAAATTCACTAGTATTCATAGATCCTACATCATTGAGGCGATCTGCTGTAGCTGCAGTTAGTAATAGTACGAATAATTCTGGTAATGGAGGCAATAATGCAGCAGCAGCCGCTGCAGCAGCAGTTGCATCTGCTGCAGCTGGTCTTAATGATTCAATCACAATGGCTACTACTGCTTCAAGTTTAGCTAGAGCATTTGCAGTTGTCATACGTCAAATTGCTGATTTATTAGTTACATCTATAAATGATCCACCATCATTACCAATACCAGTGCGCATATCAATACAAGATACTTGTAGTTTAcag ataataattgaaaagtcACTTAAACCTACTTGGGATTGGTTAATGGCAATCATGGATTCAACTGAAGCTCAACTTAGGTTTGGTGCCTCACTTACTCAATCATCTGATCCACAACATCCAAGACATCCTTTACATTCAACAACTACAGCTAATACTACAAATACAATGCCTAGTACATCGTCTGGAATAG gtgcaactagtagtaataataatcaggCAGTTGAACCCCGACgtgaatttatatcatattgtttatCTCTAATGCGTGCTCACAGTAATGAGCATGGAGATTCTTTACCAGTTTTGGATGTTTCTTCGTTAAAACATGTTGCTTATGTTTTGGATGCTTTAGTGTATTATATGAGGGCTGACACAGCTGCTGTTAATTGTCAATCAATAAATACACCTATACTTTTAGCAGATCCATTAGATCCTGAACCCTGGGTTATAGATCAGCAA gacGAAAATGACAATGAAGAAAATGACGAAGAAATTAATACTACTGTACCATCGATCAGCCAAACATCTAGTCCAAGATTTGTAGACATGGATTCTGGAACTAGAGGTCGACGACATGCATTTTTCCAAAGATCAGATTCTACTTTATGTTTAGGATGTCCTCCACCAGATCCTTTTGAAACACCTATGACTCAAGCTATGCCGTTAGCTGATCAACCACATTTACTACAACCAAATGCACGTAAAGAAGATATGTTTGGTTCTCCAAAACTTTCAA CACCTTTAGATGGATCAGTGGAAGGTCTGCCATCAAGGCTTAGTTTATCCAGTCGTAGCGATAATGGAAGTGAACAGTTACCCAAAGAACATGAAAGAAAAA gacAAGATACTGAACCAGAAGATCTTTCTATTCGTGCAAATGTGGCTGAAAAGTTTAATGAAATGACTGAATTCTTTGGCCTAGGTGATGAATCAGATACTTCACAACCAATCCCTGAAT cTGAAATGACCAAAAGAGATCGAGACTTAATAATTGTACCAACAAGTACTTTCTCTGATACTACATCACCTATGCTGAAAAGTGTAATTGTTAGAGCTCCTTCTGGTGGAACTCCATCTACTTCT tcaaGTTCAGCACAAGTAAAACCAAATCCCGATGTGGACGATAGCCATAATTCATATTCAAACAATGATATTGTTAAACCAATGAAtaa GGGTAGTCGTTTAGGAGAGAGTGTATCCCATGACTTATTGTTAGGTCGCTGGCGTTTAACATTAGACCTTTTTGGTCGTGTGTTTATGGAAGATGTAGGCTTGGAACCTGGATCTGTTGTTTCTGAACTTGGAGGTTTCCCAGTTAAAGAAGCAAAGTTCCGTAGAGATATGGAAAAGTTAAGAAATCAACAAAATAGAGATCTAACATTATCAAAA TTGGAACGTGATCGTAATCAATTGATTCTCATGACCTTCAAAGAATTAAACAATCAGTATAATTCTTATCACCGTAGAACATCTAGTAGTCATCCCTGTCTAGCAGTTAATAGAGTGAAAGTAACATTTAAGGATGAACCTGGAGAAGGATCAGGTGTTGCTAGATCATTCTATACTGCCCTAGCTgag GCTCTTCTATCAAGTGAAAAATTGCCAAACCTTGAATCAGTCCAAGTTGGTGGTAGATACTCTCAATACACTGTTCTTCAACGTTTAAGAAATCGTGAGCGCACTGAAGCTCCCCGAATACGACATCCTGGTCCATTATCACCACGAGTGCCATCAAGACGGTCTGAGCGTAATGACCGCGAACAACGTCGAACACTCTCTGTTGATGCACGTTCATTTGTTCCTAATTCTGGATCATCCGATGCTAATCCTAATTCTCATCTAACTCCACACCAGCAACAACTTGGTGAACGCCTGTATCCAAAG GTTGTTCAAATTAGACCAAGTTTAGCCAGCAAAATTACAGGAATGCTTTTAGAGTTATCACCTGCTCAATTACTAACATTATTAGCATCTGAAGAAGCTTTGAGAATGCGTGTGAATGAAGCTATTGCATTGCTAATGCAAACTGTTGAAATGTCATCACTTGTTGATGTGACTCATCCATTACCGCCTGCTGATAGTCTTCTTG aCGTTGATTTGTTCTTAAGTCTTTCCGAACAACATGGTTCTAAACCTGCTCCACCagcaaaagaaaatattgcaGAAGAAAATGTAACAGAAGAAAACTTGGATGATAACAcaccattattttattgtcctGGTAAACAAGGATTTTATTCACCACGTCAAGGAAAAGCTTCTTATGAACGCTTGAATGCATTCAGAAATACTGGAAG ATTGATTGGACTGTGTCTTCTACAAAATGAATTATGCCCAATGTATTTTAATCGACACGTTCTTAAAGTGATACTTGGTAGATCTATAAGATTCCACGATTTAGCATTTTTCGATCCAGTTATGTATGAAAGTCTCAGGCAACTTGTGCTAGATGCTGAATCTAAAGATAAAGAATCATTATTCTCAACTTTAGATTTAAActttag cattGATCTGAGCCAAGAAGAAGGTGGTGGAAGTGTAGAATTAGTTAGTTGTGGTGTTGATATTGAAGTGACGCCCAACAATGTTTATGATTATGTAAGAAGATATGCTGAGTTTAGAATGTTTAAAACTCAACAAAAAGCCTTCttt gcATTGAGATCTGGAGTATTTGATGTAATTCCCGAAAGTTCATTAGATGGTTTAACTGCTGAAGATTTAAGATTATTGTTAAATGGAGTTGGTGATATTAATGTACCTTTACTAATTTCATACACGAGTTTCAACGATGAGTCTGGTCTTGCCACTAGTGAtcgtcaaataaaatttaagcgTTGGTTATGGTctattgttgataaaatgaCTCCATCTGAAAGACAAGActtg GTATACTTCTGGACTGGATCACCAGCTCTACCAGCATCAGAAGAAGGATTCCAGCCAATGCCTAGCGTCACCATGCGTCCTGCTGATGATTCACACTTGCCAACTGCAAACACATGTATATCTAGATTGTATATACCACTTTACAGCAGTCGTACTATACTCAGGCACAAACTTTTAATTGCCATAAAAACTAAGCATTTtggatttgtttaa